The Helicoverpa zea isolate HzStark_Cry1AcR chromosome 4, ilHelZeax1.1, whole genome shotgun sequence genome segment GACAATTCAAGTACCTTTTCCTCATGTTAATGCTGATGTACAAGTTCCAGTGGTGATTGGATGGAGAAAAGAAGAACACGATATGCCACCTTCATATTCAGAAGTCATGAGAGgaaataattagaaaaaaaatgaagaaaatttcaatgtgaaagtttttatgtaatgatagtatgttatttaaaataggtactaCACATTTATCAtcatatagttttttttttaacgcgTCATTAAATCATTGAACTAGAGTGTTTTGACTCATAGGAACTACTTCACTACGatggtttaattttgtgtcGTATGTCTGTATATCATTtagtttaataaaacaaataattgtatttcTGCCTTTGAAACTTAAACTATtattatcgggttgcccgggtaactgggttgaggaggtcagataggcagtcgcttcttgtaaagcactggtactcagctgaatccggttagactggaagccgaccccaacatgattgggaaaaaggctcggaggatgatgatgaattcagCATTGATCTCTGCAAAGAAAATTTAACTTTAGATACACGAGTGTTTGGTTGATTTTGCAAAAACCTCAATCGATAGTGGATAAACACCGTGTTAAGATAAAGGTAACGTAATACACAAATAACAGGTTTTTATTTCGCTTTGTGTAATGTATATTAATAGTTTTCGTATAATGAGAGGTTTTTAGActagagggcgcgggttcgatttcaggtcaggcaagtaccaatgcaacttttctaagtttgtatgtactttctaagtatatcttagacattaatgactgtgtttcggatggcacgttaaactgtaggtcccggctgtcattgaacatccttggcagtcgttacgggtagtcagaattcagaagtaagtctgacatcagtctaaccaaggggtatcgggttgcccgggtaactgggttgaggaggtcaggtaggcagtcgctttttgtaaagcactggcactcagctgaatccggttagactggaagccgatcccaacatggttgggaaaaaggctcggataTATAATGAGAGGTTTtcgttttgagaataaaaaaaaattgttcccaAGAAGGTGACAGATGACGTTATACCTACTACGTTAGTGAGCCTTtaccaagtaaaaaaaaaacattacatcgAGCCCTTTAAGCTGAGATCCAAGAAATTCAGATTTCTGGACAAATTGTTTCCAAAAGCCCTACGGACATTCGGATAATAATCTGAACgacttattttttcattttattcttttattcgatattttttttttcattgttgatGACAAAAACATTTCGTTATACGACCAGAAAATTATGTAAGACGTTGATAAGATTTGACGTTCCTTTTCTTGCATTCACGTAGCTaggtcagcgccatctagtcatcagctagaaaaaaaaatcctcattcTATAACGAAATATGTGTAAATTATGCGTGACATCGCTGAGGGCCGACTGGCGGTGCGCGGTGGCTGAGGAGACGTGGGGGAGAGGGGAGCTCGCGAGGACGGCTCGCAAGCGCCGCGATTCGCGAGCCACTTCACTCTTTACCCCGGCAATGATCATCATCAATCGCTAGTTCATCGGATCAATCCACTAGTAGGTAGAGTGAAGTGATTATTAGACGTGTTCTCGCGCTCCTCTTACGCGCTTGTTTACAACCATGACTCCCAAGTGCCAGATAATTGTTAACAAAACAAGAGAAAGACATTTTGAAGCCGGACAATGTGTGACAGGAACAGTGAAGTTTGCTATATATAAGCCGAAGCGGTACGACAGTATTGATATCTCATTCGTGGGCAGTGGAAGGTGCAATTAGATTCATACAACTGCAGATAGTGAAGTAACTAACATTAGCAACGAGGAACGGTATGTCTTCATCAACAAGAATTTATTTACACCAGTTGGAGACCAGATGGTTGACCCTGGAGATTATGAATACCCATTTGAGTTTTTACTCCCAGACGATATACCATCGTCAGTTAAGACTGCCTTTTGTAACACACTACACAATTTTCGTGACATTTTTAAAAAAGAGAACTTTTAGCTCTGGAGGTGAAAATGAGCTTGAAGTACCTGTTTATGGATATGTGAATCCATGCAGTCGAGAACCACTAACCTTCGAAGTCGAGAAAAAACTACTTTCCCTCAATCCAAACAATAAGATCACAGTAAAAGGAGAAATAGACAGAACATGTTTAAAACCAGGTGACAGCATTCATCTGAAGATGACGGTGACGAATGACTCAA includes the following:
- the LOC124630102 gene encoding LOW QUALITY PROTEIN: arrestin domain-containing protein 4-like (The sequence of the model RefSeq protein was modified relative to this genomic sequence to represent the inferred CDS: inserted 2 bases in 1 codon; substituted 1 base at 1 genomic stop codon) translates to MTPKCQIIVNKTRERHFEAGQCVTGTVKFAIYKPKRYDSIDISFVGSGRCNXIHTTADSEVTNISNEERYVFINKNLFTPVGDQMVDPGDYEYPFEFLLPDDIPSSVKTAFCNXHYTIFVTFLKKRTFSSGGENELEVPVYGYVNPCSREPLTFEVEKKLLSLNPNNKITVKGEIDRTCLKPGDSIHLKMTVTNDSNIAISIKSELVYRNFYISSDKVPVRKSEKGSIPGSEETSTIKEKSVTKLERTIPILNTLYSVQNSKIMDGDFEVKVTVKAPFPHTKAYARVPVVIGWRKEEHESLNQRDLPPSYSEAIRGNN